One region of Quercus lobata isolate SW786 chromosome 2, ValleyOak3.0 Primary Assembly, whole genome shotgun sequence genomic DNA includes:
- the LOC115974337 gene encoding serine carboxypeptidase II-3-like, with amino-acid sequence MKLSFLTRFLVILSFHHFVFPFFCNSSQTDNLFELLKSRKSQNPPNTELWVELDNNDNSFSTVYIGPQDGFKKADKINALPGQPKGVDFDQYAGYITVDPKAGRALFYYFVESPHNSATKPLVLWLNGGPGCSSLGYGAFEELGPFRVNSDGKTLLRNDYAWNSVANVIFLESPAGVGFSYSNTSSDYSKSGDKRTAEDSYTFLVNWLERFPQYKTRDFFITGESYAGHYVPQLAHTILLKKINLKGIAIGNDWIDDNTGIMGRFDYFWTHALNSDETNAGIHQYCNFVTGNSSSKCDDYLYQGYAEIGNLDIYNIYAPLCKSSGPKAGPSGSVHDFDPCSDNYVSAYLNLAKVQTALHAKATKWEACSGFVWTDSPTTILPTINELISSGIRVWIYSGDIDGLIPVTSSRYSINTLQLPVTTAWRPWYFNNEVGGYVVGYKGVTFATGRGAGHEVPSYQPERALTMISSFLTGKLPPS; translated from the exons ATGAAGCTTTCATTTCTTACAAGGTTTCTGGTAATCCTCTCTTTTCAccattttgtttttcccttcttttgcAACTCCAGCCAGACTGACAACCTTTTCGAGTTGCTTAAATCTCGAAAATCCCAAAATCCTCCAAATACCGAACTCTGGGTTGAATTAGACAATAATGATAACAGTTTTTCTACAGTTTATATTGGACCCCAAGATGGGTTCAAGAAAGCTGACAAGATCAATGCCTTGCCAGGACAACCAAAAGGAGTAGATTTCGATCAGTATGCTGGCTATATTACTGTAGACCCGAAAGCTGGGAGAGCACTGTTCTATTACTTTGTGGAGTCACCTCATAATTCTGCAACCAAACCTCTCGTCTTGTGGTTAAATGGAG GCCCTGGATGCTCTTCTCTTGGATATGGAGCCTTCGAGGAACTGGGACCATTCAGAGTCAACAGTGATGGAAAAACACTATTACGAAATGATTATGCATGGAACTCTG TGGCAAATGTTATCTTTTTGGAGTCCCCAGCTGGAGTTGGGTTTTCATATTCGAACACGTCCTCGGATTACAGCAAAAGCGGCGACAAAAGAACAGCGGAGGACTCTTACACTTTTCTAGTGAACTGGCTTGAAAGATTCCCTCAATATAAAACCCGAGATTTCTTTATAACTGGAGAAAGCTACGCTGGTCATTATGTACCTCAACTTGCTCATACAATTCTCTTAAAGAAAATCAACCTCAAAGGCATTGCA ATTGGGAATGATTGGATAGATGATAATACTGGTATAATGGGCAGGTTTGATTATTTCTGGACACATGCTTTAAACTCGGACGAAACTAATGCAGGAATTCACCAGTACTGCAACTTCGTTACGGGTAATTCTTCAAGCAAGTGTGATGACTATCTATATCAGGGATATGCAGAGATCGGAAACCTTGATATTTACAACATATATGCTCCCCTTTGCAAATCATCTGGACCCAAGGCAGGCCCAAGCGGATCT GTCCACGATTTTGATCCCTGCTCCGACAATTATGTCTCTGCCTATCTAAATCTTGCCAAAGTGCAAACAGCTCTACATGCAAAAGCTACAAAATGGGAAGCTTGCAG TGGTTTTGTATGGACAGACAGTCCAACGACAATTCTACCCACTATAAATGAGCTCATTTCAAGTGGAATTAGAGTATGGATATACAG TGGCGACATAGATGGCCTAATTCCAGTAACCTCCTCTAGGTACTCCATAAACACACTACAACTACCAGTCACCACTGCTTGGCGCCCATGGTATTTCAACAATGAG GTTGGAGGATATGTGGTTGGGTACAAAGGAGTGACATTCGCCACAGGAAGGGGAGCTGGGCATGAAGTTCCAAGCTACCAACCAGAACGAGCACTGACCATGATTTCATCTTTCCTTACAGGGAAACTTCCCCCATCATAA
- the LOC115958047 gene encoding uncharacterized protein LOC115958047: MAWNCRGLGNRRTVRALEKVVSSEDPSFIFLMETKLVLSEMDGIKEGLKRSQGLVVPCKGRSGGLALIWKKELKVDIQSFSDSHIDAIVDQGVIGKQWRITGFYGNPDTSKRQDSWLLLNRLSSLNSLPWVCIGDFNELLSSSEKEGGGTRPAKQMEAFCDAINMSSLRDLGYTGQDFTWSRRLGNRGWIKERLDRALVSTNWAARFPKMQLLHKPNSSSDHCILILKEIQHKRKGGRRKKMFRFEEMWLKDEDCIGVVDEAWDRGLHLGSIAPLSSCLEECRRSLSAWNNNSFGHVGKKLAMLQTRLEGLEGMGGSSVVMKEIECTRTEINNLLDSEEIMWRQRSRINWLKHGDKNTSFFHTKASSRNTRNTILGVMDNSGFWQSEDGGIENSFVDYFGSLFTTSNPVVSEELIQAIEGKVTEPMNALLTRDFQASEIDNALKHMYPTSAPGPDGMPPIFYQKFWPKVRPVVVNSVLDFLNLGIIPMNFNETHIALIPKVKEPQRVTDFRPISLCNVVYKLASKSIANRLKKVLPNLVCENQSAFVAERLITDNVLVASETMFHISQRRKGRVGEMALKLDMSKAYDRVEWGCLERIMLKMGFAEKWVTLIMRCICSVSYAIKINGIPRGHIIPSRGLRQGDPLSPYLFLLCAEGLSAMLHKAVQRKSLSGISVCRRGPKISHLFFADDSIIFGKATEAEGEEILRILKVYEASSGQLLNNQKTSLFFSRNTRGDVQSKIKNLFGAQVIKQHETYLGLPSLIGRSKSNSFAQLKSKVASKLSGWKEKLLSAAGKEVLIKAVAQAVPAYTMSCFKLPDNLCNDLTSMIRQFWWGQRKNEKKLAWVSWERLCQPKEKGGMGFRDLKSFNLALLAKQGWRLLSNTQSLFSRVFKAKYFPECNFTEAAMGNHPSFAWRSIMSAQSVVKKGIRWKVGNGRSIQIWTEDWLPSLAYPRILSPALAHWTNAKVCDLIVEERGEWNMGVIRHLFNPVEAYLVLSIPLSQRLQADRVVWGGTRSGKFSVSSAYHRVREIANSNKEECSDASEMKVLWKRIWNLHLPNKIRSFAWRACRGALATKANLKKRQITKDETCNLCGKAAESSTHLFWFCDKAQEAWCNSKMALPFAIDNSWDFIDVIWHLVKHSPASSNLMEKTISFCWEIWKDRNTVRNGGVSKPGHILARSSVAMVVDFRTANDRVLLSSPERFVRWLPPEPPRYKMNVDAAIFKDLRAMGAGMVLRDSQGLVLAAMSKRVPANLDALAAEAKAMEIAVQFAGEAGFREVYFETDSSSLRNILSGISEAPAAIETITGNILAHLDNFRFVSFCHVKREGNRPAHILAQHAKYVGDFVVWLEETPNLIEDECSQDIACNVSEVL, from the coding sequence ATGGCCTGGAACTGtagggggcttgggaaccggCGTACAGTTCGTGCTCTTGAGAAGGTAGTGTCTTCTGAAGATCccagttttatttttcttatggaAACAAAATTAGTTTTATCTGAAATGGATGGTATAAAGGAGGGGTTGAAAAGGTCCCAAGGGCTGGTGGTGCCGTGCAAGGGACGCAGTGGGGGTTTAGCGttgatttggaaaaaagaattgaaagtgGACATCCAATCTTTCTCCGACAGCCACATTGATGCGATAGTCGATCAGGGGGTGATAGGGAAACAATGGAGAATAACGGGTTTTTACGGAAACCCGGATACGAGTAAAAGGCAGGATTCGTGGCTGTTGCTCAACCGGTTATCTTCCCTGAACTCTCTGCCGTGGGTCTGCATTGGTGACTTTAATGAGTTGTTGAGTAGTAGTGAAAAAGAGGGTGGCGGTACTCGCCCAGCGAAACAAATGGAGGCCTTCTGTGATGCAATTAACATGAGTAGCCTTCGTGACTTGGGGTATACAGGCCAAGACTTTACTTGGAGTAGGCGTTTGGGCAACAGAGGGTGGATTAAGGAGCGGCTTGACAGGGCTCTAGTATCTACAAATTGGGCTGCCAGGTTCCCGAAAATGCAACTCCTCCATAAACCCAACTCTTCCTCGGATCACTGTATTCTAATTCTCAAAGAGATTCAACATAAAAGGAAGGGTGGGCGTCGGAAGAAAATGTTCCGCTTCGAAGAAATGTGGCTAAAAGATGAAGATTGTATCGGAGTGGTAGATGAGGCTTGGGACAGGGGACTGCACCTGGGGTCCATTGCTCCTCTTTCTTCCTGCCTAGAGGAATGCAGGCGATCCCTGTCTGCCTGGAACAATAACTCCTTCGGGCACGTGGGGAAAAAACTAGCGATGTTGCAAACCAGATTGGAGGGGTTGGAAGGTATGGGGGGTTCATCTGTTGTTATGAAAGAGATAGAATGCACTAGAACAGAGATAAACAATTTATTGGATTCTGAGGAAATCATGTGGCGCCAAAGGTCCAGAATAAATTGGCTGAAGCACGGGGATAAAAACACGTCTTTCTTCCACACTAAGGCGTCTAGCAGAAATACCAGGAACACTATTCTGGGAGTGATGGATAATTCTGGGTTCTGGCAAAGTGAAGATGGGGGTATTGAAAATTCTTTTGTGGACTATTTTGGGAGCTTATTTACTACGTCCAACCCAGTGGTGAGTGAAGAACTTATCCAAGCTATTGAAGGAAAGGTGACGGAGCCAATGAACGCTTTGCTCACTAGGGATTTCCAGGCCTCAGAAATTGACAATGCTCTAAAACACATGTACCCCACATCCGCCCCAGGCCCAGACGGGATGCCCCCAATATTTTACCAGAAATTCTGGCCTAAGGTACGCCCTGTAGTTGTGAATTCTGTTCTAGATTTTCTAAACTTAGGCATTATTCCCATGAACTTCAATGAAACTCACATTGCTTTAATTCCAAAAGTAAAAGAACCTCAAAGGGTGACTGATTTTCGTCCTATTAGTTTATGTAACGTTGTGTATAAACTTGCTTCCAAGTCTATTGCTAATAGGCTTAAAAAGGTTTTACCTAATCTAGTGTGTGAGAACCAAAGTGCCTTTGTGGCGGAAAGGCTCATTACAGACAACGTGTTGGTGGCGTCGGAGACAATGTTCCATATCAGCCAGCGAAGAAAGGGCAGGGTGGGGGAGATGGCCTTGAAGCTGGACATGAGCAAGGCCTACGATAGGGTCGAATGGGGCTGCCTGGAACGGATCATGTTGAAAATGGGCTTTGCGGAGAAATGGGTAACCCTGATCATGAGGTGCATCTGCTCAGTATCGTATGCCATCAAAATTAATGGAATCCCTCGTGGCCATATCATCCCTTCACGGGGTTTACGCCAAGGCGACCCATTGTCTCCTTACCTCTTCCTTCTCTGTGCGGAAGGCCTCTCGGCAATGCTACACAAGGCTGTGCAAAGAAAGAGCCTCAGTGGGATTTCTGTTTGTAGAAGAGGACCAAAAATATCCCATCTCTTTTTTGCGGACGATAGCATCATTTTCGGAAAAGCAACTGAAGCGGAGGGAGAGGAAATTCTAAGAATTCTCAAAGTGTATGAAGCTTCTTCGGGGCAGCttctaaataaccaaaaaacCTCCCTCTTCTTTAGTAGAAACACTAGAGGAGATGTGCAATCGAAGatcaaaaacttgtttggcgCTCAAGTGATTAAGCAACATGAAACTTACCTTGGCCTTCCCTCCCTCATTGGAAGATCAAAATCCAATTCTTTTGCTCAATTGAAATCCAAGGTTGCTTCCAAGCTGTCGGGCTGGAAAGAGAAACTCCTCTCGGCTGCCGGCAAAGAGGTTCTCATCAAAGCCGTGGCCCAAGCAGTCCCGGCCTATACCATGAGCTGCTTCAAGCTCCCGGACAACCTTTGTAATGACCTCACTAGCATGATTCGTCagttttggtggggccaaagaaagaaTGAGAAGAAGCTGGCCTGGGTTAGTTGGGAGCGGCTTTGTCAACCTAAGGAAAAAGGCGGGATGGGATTTAGAGACTTGAAGAGTTTTAATTTGGCTCTTTTAGCGAAACAAGGGTGGAGGCTACTGTCTAACACCCAATCTCTTTTCTCAAGGGTGTTTAAAGCGAAGTACTTCCCGGAGTGTAATTTTACGGAGGCTGCCATGGGTAACCACCCGTCCTTCGCGTGGCGAAGCATTATGTCTGCCCAATCAGTGGTTAAAAAGGGGATTCGGTGGAAGGTGGGTAACGGCAGGAGCATCCAAATCTGGACTGAGGATTGGCTGCCTTCATTGGCTTACCCGAGGATCCTCTCTCCTGCTCTGGCCCACTGGACAAACGCAAAGGTTTGTGACCTCATTGTGGAAGAGCGTGGAGAATGGAACATGGGCGTTATAAGGCACCTTTTTAACCCTGTGGAAGCTTACCTGGTGTTGAGTATCCCTCTTAGCCAAAGGTTGCAAGCGGATAGAGTGGTGTGGGGGGGCACAAGGAGTGGAAAATTTTCAGTTAGCAGCGCCTATCACAGAGTTCGGGAAATAGCGAATTCCAACAAGGAAGAATGCTCGGATGCATCGGAGATGAAGGTCCTATGGAAACGAATTTGGAATCTGCATCTTCCTAACAAAATTCGGAGTTTTGCTTGGAGAGCTTGCCGTGGTGCCTTAGCCACCAAAGCCAACCTGAAGAAGAGGCAAATCACAAAGGATGAGACGTGCAACCTCTGCGGGAAGGCTGCTGAATCCAGCACCCATCTCTTCTGGTTTTGTGATAAGGCTCAAGAAGCTTGGTGCAACAGCAAAATGGCTCTCCCTTTCGCTATTGATAATAGTTGGGATTTCATTGATGTCATATGGCATCTAGTTAAACATAGCCCGGCGTCCTCGAACTTAATGGAAAAAACCATCTCCTTTTGTTGGGAAATCTGGAAAGACAGGAACACCGTTCGCAACGGGGGTGTGAGTAAGCCAGGTCACATTCTGGCCAGGAGCTCAGTTGCTATGGTGGTGGACTTTAGGACAGCAAACGATAGGGTGTTGTTGTCTAGTCCAGAGCGGTTCGTCAGGTGGCTTCCTCCAGAACCTCCTAGGTACAAAATGAATGTCGATGCGGCCATTTTTAAAGACCTTCGGGCTATGGGGGCAGGAATGGTGCTAAGGGACTCGCAAGGTTTGGTCTTGGCGGCTATGAGCAAGAGAGTTCCTGCCAATCTGGATGCGCTGGCAGCAGAGGCGAAGGCTATGGAAATTGCGGTCCAGTTTGCAGGGGAGGCGGGATTTAGAGAGGTGTACTTTGAGACTGACTCCAGCTCTCTTAGGAACATCTTATCTGGGATTTCTGAGGCCCCTGCAGCTATCGAAACAATCACGGGCAACATCTTGGCCCATTTAGATAATTTTCGTTTTGTTTCTTTCTGTCATGTTAAAAGGGAAGGCAACAGGCCAGCCCACATCCTAGCCCAACATGCAAAATATGTGGgtgattttgttgtttggttggaggaaaCTCCTAACTTGATTGAGGATGAGTGTTCTCAGGATATTGCTTGTAATGTTTCTgaagttttataa